The genomic region ACTGATCTCCTCGGCCAGTAGTGATTCAGGCCGGGTGAATTCGATAATGACGGTGGTGGCATCGGGGTCCAAAGTACGGCGACCCACCCGGGTCTCCACCACGCGGGCCATTTCCGACGGAGGCGGTTTTAACAGCATTGAAATTGTGTAGTCCAAGTCGATCGGGCCGGTTTCGTCCTCGGCAAGGTCGGGCATCCAGAATGCGGTTACATTGTCCGTCGCCTCGGTCGCGGTCCCGAAGGTATAGAGTACGACGGAGCCCATCGGGAATTGGCGGTTCGGAGTGATCCAGGCCGAGGGGCGGTGTTCGTAGTTGGCTTCCAGATCCTTGTAGTTTCGGAATTGCCGGTCCCTTTGCATCAAGCCGAAGCCGCGGAGTTTGGCGGCTGGGAATTTCCGGGAGTAGCGTCCTGGCAGGTTCTCGAGCGTATGCCAGGTCCATTCCCTGTCGGCGTGGATTAGCAGGCCGTCGGAGTCGTGGACTTCCGGACGCCAGTCCTGGTAGTCGTGGTTGGTGTTCTCGCCAAACACAAACATGCTTGTGATGGGAGCGATGCCGACCACATCGGCCCCGCCCTTGCGGAAAAAGAGCCTGGCGCGTACGTCAATCCGGGTGCTTCCATTCGGGTGAACCGTGAACTGGTAGGCGCCGGTGACACGTTTTCCTTCGAGCAAGGCGAAGAGGGTCAGGCTTTCTTCCTCGGGCTTGGGTTTCTTCAGCCACAGTTCCGTGAAGCGGGGAAATTCCTCCTTCTTCCCGAGTGTGTCCATGCTCAGGCCACGCAAGGAGAGTCCATAGGCCTGACCTTTGCCGAGGGCACGGAAATAAGAGGCTCCGAGAAAGACAATCAGGTCGTCATAGACGTCTTTACGATTGAGCGGGTACTTGACGCGGATCCCGGCGTAACCTTGCGGATTTCGCAGAAACCCGGGCTTGTAGGCGCTCTTCTCGTAGTTGAAGGCGGTTTCCAGAAAGGGAATCTCCTGCACGTGCGTGTCGCTGGTTTCGAAGATACGGATGGCGTCGTGGTAGATGTGTCCCAAGTGGAAAAACTCGACGCGGAAGGGGAGCGGGTCGTTCCACCAGAGGGCTTCGGAGGGGCGAAAACGGATATTGCGATAGTCGTCGTAATCGAGCTCCGCGAGCGCCTGAGGCAGCTTGGCCGACGCTTCCGGCCGTTCCATTTGAATACGTTCAGCCGCGATCGCACTGACCGCTTCGAAGTCGATCAGACTGCGTTCCTGCTGGGCCAGGGCGGACCCTGCCAGGACGAAGAGTAAGAATATCCGCATGAGAGTGAGTAGGATGTGACTACTAGCCGCGAATAGACGAATATGGCGCCATTATGCGATGCTAATACTGATAAACCTCGGAAAACCTTTATAATCCCTCAGTTGCTTAAAGTAAGCACAGCGTAGGCCAGAACTCAAACGGCAGTAGCTGTCCCAAATAAGGCCTTATTTGTACCTGGGGGGTTCTCTTAAGGCGCCGGGGTGGCGGGAAGTGGATGCGCTGCGATTTAGGTTTGCCCCCGATGGCCTGATTCATTGTTTTCGTCGGTTTCCCATTTGATCCAACCATGACGCAGGCAATCAAGATCTACGACACAACGCTCCGTGACGGCACACAGGGCGAGGGAGTTTCGTTTACCGTGGCGGGCAAGGTCCGCGTGGCGGAGAAACTGGATCAGTTTGGTATTGATTACATTGAAGGTGGTTGGCCGGGCTCGAATCCGCGCGACATGGCCTTTTTCGAGGAGGCCAAAAAGCTCAAGCTCAAGCATGCGAAGCTCGCCGCATTCGGATCGACCCGACGGGCCAGCCTCTCTGCCGCGGAAGATCCGCAGCTGCAACTCTTGCTGGAGGCGGCCACGCCGGTCTGCACGATTTTTGGCAAAACCTGGCTGCTGCATGTGACCGAGATTCTCCGCACCACCGCCGAGGAGAATCTCAATATGATTGAAGATTCGGTCCGTTACCTGACTGAGAACGGCCGGGAGGTTATCTACGATGCCGAACACTTCTTCGACGGATATTGCGACAACCCGGAATACGCCATCCAGACACTGGAGGCTGCGAAACGCGGGGGAGCCGTCTGCCTGACGCTCTGTGACACCAATGGCGGCAAACTGGTCAGCGAGGTGCATGAGATCGTGGGTAAGGTCTGCGCGCATTTCCCCGACACTCCGGTCGGCATGCACTGCCACAATGATTCGGGACTGGGGGTTGCGGTTTCCCTCGCCGGGGTCGAATCCGGTGCTGCTCTGGTACAGGGAACGATGAACGGGGTGGGTGAGCGCAACGGTAACGCCAACCTGACTTCCATTATTCCGAACCTGGTGCTGAAAATGAAGCGCGAGCTCAGCTGTGCGCCGCATTTGAGTAAGTTGCGAGACCTCTCCCTCTTTGTGGACGAGATGGCCAACCGCTCCTCGGATATCAAGGCGCCCTTTGTCGGAGCCAGTGCTTTCGCCCACAAGGGCGGGGTGCATGCGGATGCCGCGGCCAAGGTGAAGCACAGTTACGAGCATATTGAGCCGGAACTGGTCGGCAATCGCACCCGCGTGCTGGTCTCGGACATGTCCGGACGCAGCAGTGTGATGATGAAGGCAAAGGAA from Coraliomargarita parva harbors:
- the cimA gene encoding citramalate synthase yields the protein MTQAIKIYDTTLRDGTQGEGVSFTVAGKVRVAEKLDQFGIDYIEGGWPGSNPRDMAFFEEAKKLKLKHAKLAAFGSTRRASLSAAEDPQLQLLLEAATPVCTIFGKTWLLHVTEILRTTAEENLNMIEDSVRYLTENGREVIYDAEHFFDGYCDNPEYAIQTLEAAKRGGAVCLTLCDTNGGKLVSEVHEIVGKVCAHFPDTPVGMHCHNDSGLGVAVSLAGVESGAALVQGTMNGVGERNGNANLTSIIPNLVLKMKRELSCAPHLSKLRDLSLFVDEMANRSSDIKAPFVGASAFAHKGGVHADAAAKVKHSYEHIEPELVGNRTRVLVSDMSGRSSVMMKAKEIGVELDARSPELKDFLGELKELEFRGYEYEAADASFKLLLARFLKDKKEDFELIGYRVMVSNQPALNRVVSEATVQIRIGDEIHHTVAEATGPVGALDDALRKAIAPVFPEIMDVELIDFKVRILESQHGADAIIRVQIESTDGEEIWGTVGASDNIIEATWEALVDSVEYKILLESDK
- a CDS encoding glucan biosynthesis protein — encoded protein: MRIFLLFVLAGSALAQQERSLIDFEAVSAIAAERIQMERPEASAKLPQALAELDYDDYRNIRFRPSEALWWNDPLPFRVEFFHLGHIYHDAIRIFETSDTHVQEIPFLETAFNYEKSAYKPGFLRNPQGYAGIRVKYPLNRKDVYDDLIVFLGASYFRALGKGQAYGLSLRGLSMDTLGKKEEFPRFTELWLKKPKPEEESLTLFALLEGKRVTGAYQFTVHPNGSTRIDVRARLFFRKGGADVVGIAPITSMFVFGENTNHDYQDWRPEVHDSDGLLIHADREWTWHTLENLPGRYSRKFPAAKLRGFGLMQRDRQFRNYKDLEANYEHRPSAWITPNRQFPMGSVVLYTFGTATEATDNVTAFWMPDLAEDETGPIDLDYTISMLLKPPPSEMARVVETRVGRRTLDPDATTVIIEFTRPESLLAEEISRLSLGFDWGEAEVLENPVIQYNVSEDRIRVFAHFKTPAGLQRQKPYEMSAQLLREGHQVSERWSYSWLP